A genomic stretch from Sulfobacillus thermosulfidooxidans includes:
- a CDS encoding AAA family ATPase codes for MSVGGGEIMLDAMNDPEYPKNPLTSREVIAWFESGHLTSDKAVRYLAQLDTRGGPNTNPFQRTATHFNGESRHKRVESVLRELDDLVGLKEVKQMVHEIRAYVEVQQRRQQLGLVSASQTLHMIFSGAPGTGKTTVARIIGRLFQALDVLPKGHMLEVERADLVGEYIGHTAQKTREVIKRALGGVMFVDEAYSLARGGEKDFGKEAIDTLVKAMEDHRDEFLLILAGYPDEMAWFLSTNPGLLSRFPIHMHFPDYAAAELMAIARSMLLERQYHLTTEADRQLAEFLTRSHGHWHTNAGNARLVRNIIERAIRRQAVRLVSHIDSTSRDDLMTLTWADVEGGW; via the coding sequence ATGTCCGTTGGCGGAGGGGAAATCATGCTGGATGCGATGAATGATCCTGAATATCCTAAAAACCCTTTGACTTCGCGGGAAGTCATAGCGTGGTTCGAGTCCGGACATTTGACGTCGGACAAGGCAGTACGGTATTTAGCGCAACTGGATACGCGCGGTGGTCCCAATACGAATCCGTTTCAGCGAACAGCGACCCATTTTAATGGGGAAAGCCGCCATAAACGCGTAGAGAGCGTTTTACGCGAATTAGATGACCTCGTAGGACTCAAAGAAGTCAAGCAAATGGTGCATGAAATCCGTGCCTATGTCGAGGTCCAACAACGTCGGCAACAATTAGGGCTCGTAAGTGCATCGCAGACACTGCATATGATTTTTTCGGGTGCACCGGGCACTGGTAAGACAACAGTCGCGCGAATCATTGGCCGTCTCTTTCAGGCCCTTGATGTCCTGCCTAAAGGCCATATGCTCGAAGTAGAGCGAGCAGACTTGGTTGGAGAATACATTGGGCATACGGCACAGAAAACCCGGGAAGTTATTAAACGGGCCTTAGGAGGGGTGATGTTTGTTGATGAAGCCTATTCGCTGGCGCGGGGCGGTGAAAAAGATTTTGGGAAGGAAGCGATCGATACCCTGGTGAAGGCGATGGAAGATCATCGCGATGAATTTTTGTTGATTCTGGCGGGATACCCCGATGAGATGGCATGGTTTCTATCGACAAACCCCGGCTTATTATCGCGGTTTCCCATTCATATGCATTTTCCCGACTATGCCGCCGCAGAACTGATGGCGATAGCCCGCTCTATGTTGTTAGAGCGCCAGTATCATTTGACCACCGAAGCGGATCGTCAATTGGCAGAATTTCTGACACGCAGCCATGGACACTGGCATACCAATGCCGGCAATGCGCGTCTGGTTCGCAACATCATAGAACGGGCCATTCGACGGCAGGCCGTGCGATTAGTTAGCCATATCGATTCGACGAGTCGTGACGATCTCATGACCCTGACTTGGGCTGACGTGGAAGGAGGGTGGTAA
- a CDS encoding GTPase domain-containing protein: MEALVIGKPNVGKSLFVINFAAYLGVKEIRLQSTERKGVPTKKILLSLDEARHKLVSQKPHKTLTIQSLSVEIITGRQKKALWIVDSVGITEGIHHQAEIRQAMANTLIRMGETNLILHMIDLSSVGSKRIESLGPLDDEMAKYAQRLVPYLILGNKIDKPGAVDNLHAVREHFKGIPVIGVSALTRRGFKEVKAFTLRHLDA; this comes from the coding sequence ATGGAGGCCCTAGTCATCGGAAAGCCTAATGTCGGTAAATCCTTATTTGTTATCAACTTTGCGGCATACTTAGGCGTTAAGGAGATTCGTCTGCAATCGACAGAACGCAAAGGCGTTCCCACCAAGAAAATATTATTGTCTTTAGATGAAGCGCGGCATAAACTCGTGTCGCAAAAGCCTCACAAGACGCTGACGATTCAAAGTCTGAGCGTTGAGATTATTACGGGTCGACAAAAGAAAGCCCTGTGGATTGTCGATAGTGTTGGTATTACAGAGGGCATCCATCATCAAGCGGAGATTCGCCAAGCCATGGCTAATACGTTAATCCGTATGGGGGAGACCAATTTGATTTTGCATATGATTGATCTAAGCAGTGTGGGATCAAAACGCATCGAATCCTTAGGACCGCTTGATGACGAGATGGCCAAGTATGCCCAACGTTTAGTGCCGTATCTCATTCTTGGTAATAAAATTGATAAACCTGGGGCGGTCGATAATTTGCACGCCGTGCGCGAACACTTTAAGGGTATTCCCGTCATTGGCGTATCAGCTCTAACGCGCCGGGGTTTTAAAGAGGTCAAAGCGTTTACCTTACGTCATCTGGATGCGTAA
- a CDS encoding methionine gamma-lyase family protein gives MRNSDILKQARQTWLHVEAIVAANVTRVAKAFSESGLSTSDLGGSTGYGYGDRGRERLDHIVATIMHAEAAMVRPQWASGTHALATALRALLSPGDHLWLANGPIYDTLQPLIFGNSRTSLPSRGIDVRVLPTDKTGMPIWPQQAIFPRVVYIQRSRGYQSRPSFQAAEIRQIAEKAHSFGAWLVVDNCYGEFTLEEEPTDWGADLIVGSLLKNPGGGVAPTGAYVAGKKALVEAVGDMLLAPGIGHEVGPTGSILRLIAQGWFLAPMIVGEALMGGIYASHAFAAAGFAVDPLPEQFPRSDIVTAVQLGDAKKIEILCRAVQRVSPIDGYVIPEAWSMPGYADPVIMAAGGFVAGGSLELSCDAPIRPPYIAYLQGGLSKWHTVMAVDAGISALKTANKTHDLT, from the coding sequence TTGCGAAATTCTGATATTTTAAAGCAGGCCCGCCAGACATGGCTCCACGTTGAAGCCATTGTCGCGGCGAATGTCACGCGGGTGGCTAAGGCTTTTAGTGAAAGTGGCCTGTCCACTTCGGATTTAGGGGGGAGTACCGGCTATGGCTATGGCGACCGCGGACGAGAACGGTTAGATCATATTGTCGCCACAATTATGCATGCGGAAGCGGCCATGGTCCGTCCTCAATGGGCATCCGGGACTCACGCGTTAGCCACCGCCTTGCGTGCTCTCTTAAGCCCGGGAGATCATTTATGGTTGGCCAATGGTCCCATTTATGACACGCTTCAACCTCTGATTTTTGGCAATTCACGAACCAGTTTGCCCAGTCGAGGAATAGACGTTAGGGTATTGCCCACGGACAAGACAGGAATGCCCATTTGGCCCCAGCAAGCCATCTTTCCGCGTGTGGTCTATATTCAACGTTCGCGGGGGTATCAGTCGCGGCCCTCGTTTCAAGCTGCCGAAATTCGTCAGATCGCGGAAAAAGCGCACTCGTTTGGCGCGTGGTTGGTGGTCGATAATTGTTATGGAGAATTCACCTTAGAGGAAGAACCGACAGATTGGGGAGCCGATTTGATTGTGGGCAGTTTATTAAAAAATCCGGGCGGTGGAGTTGCGCCAACCGGGGCTTATGTGGCAGGTAAAAAAGCCCTCGTTGAGGCCGTGGGAGATATGTTACTGGCTCCGGGAATTGGTCATGAGGTCGGACCTACAGGATCTATATTACGTCTGATTGCCCAGGGATGGTTTTTGGCACCCATGATAGTGGGCGAAGCCCTCATGGGCGGAATCTATGCATCCCATGCATTTGCGGCTGCAGGTTTTGCCGTTGATCCTTTGCCTGAGCAATTTCCCCGAAGTGACATTGTAACAGCCGTTCAATTAGGTGATGCAAAGAAAATTGAAATCTTGTGCCGAGCGGTGCAGCGTGTCTCGCCCATCGACGGCTATGTGATTCCTGAAGCCTGGTCGATGCCGGGCTATGCTGATCCTGTCATTATGGCTGCCGGCGGCTTTGTTGCGGGTGGATCGTTGGAATTATCCTGTGATGCCCCGATCAGGCCGCCTTATATCGCGTATTTACAGGGAGGCTTGTCCAAATGGCATACCGTAATGGCGGTTGACGCGGGAATCTCTGCGTTAAAGACTGCGAACAAGACCCACGACCTTACCTAA
- the lexA gene encoding transcriptional repressor LexA, producing MIGERQQKILNYIQDFLAKNGYPPSVREIGKAVGLSSTASVARHLKALEQEGYISHPPAKRRAWTMGNSYNAQSISLPLVGNITAGVPILATEVIEEHLNLPASLFRVHPDFLLRVVGDSMIGAGIFDGDLVAVQSTSAAHDGDIVIALLGDEATVKYFYKEPQGIRLMPANERYQPIISSDVQILGKVVGLVRSL from the coding sequence GTGATTGGAGAACGCCAACAAAAAATATTGAATTATATTCAAGACTTTCTTGCGAAAAATGGCTATCCTCCCTCCGTACGCGAGATAGGCAAAGCGGTCGGACTAAGCTCAACTGCCAGTGTTGCCAGACATTTAAAGGCCTTAGAACAAGAAGGGTATATATCGCATCCCCCCGCTAAGCGGCGAGCCTGGACTATGGGCAATAGTTATAACGCCCAATCAATTTCCCTTCCCTTGGTTGGAAATATCACCGCCGGGGTTCCCATTTTAGCGACTGAAGTGATCGAAGAACATTTGAATTTACCGGCTTCACTCTTTCGTGTCCATCCGGATTTTCTTCTGCGGGTTGTGGGCGATTCCATGATTGGTGCCGGAATTTTTGACGGTGACCTGGTTGCGGTACAAAGCACATCCGCTGCCCATGACGGAGACATTGTCATTGCTTTGCTAGGCGATGAAGCCACCGTCAAATATTTCTACAAAGAGCCCCAAGGCATCCGTCTTATGCCGGCTAATGAACGTTATCAGCCTATTATTTCCTCAGACGTTCAAATTTTAGGTAAGGTCGTGGGTCTTGTTCGCAGTCTTTAA
- a CDS encoding CPBP family intramembrane glutamic endopeptidase, which translates to MISGILYHTRQTEEAERLKKAIGAVVLWLVMGILSDLLAHSLNPSMIIIAALGVSISAGALSFVVRRPEVAAIMIGMAMWSIWLSPLKMVDRLLLPLTELLLGVIIAWWSQRAEIGRLRPRDGFLGFIILILVSMALSVSLLVSHPTTLSTNLSLLLAAYLLTPPTEVLIVLMILTRHHLTRSFLRCHYQWNAKTLPLVGWGITIGIMMSVITALVVEWEIKAAHIRIRSNNPFVFAKGLNGHLGLIAFLMIVAIVIMAPVAEEILFRGILFGTLQPAWGLGWATVVAGFLFGVAHMNLTLLIPLALAGMILNLVYWKTGSLIPSTIAHATLNLLSVVIALLALH; encoded by the coding sequence ATGATATCAGGAATATTGTACCATACTAGACAGACAGAGGAGGCGGAGAGACTGAAGAAAGCGATTGGAGCCGTTGTATTATGGTTGGTCATGGGCATTTTATCTGATCTATTGGCGCATTCCTTAAACCCCAGCATGATCATCATTGCTGCATTAGGCGTGAGCATCTCTGCTGGGGCTCTCAGCTTTGTCGTCAGACGTCCAGAGGTGGCAGCAATAATGATTGGGATGGCCATGTGGAGCATTTGGCTATCACCGTTGAAAATGGTGGACCGCTTGCTCCTTCCCCTCACTGAACTTCTTCTCGGTGTAATAATCGCGTGGTGGAGTCAACGGGCTGAGATTGGGCGTTTACGACCTCGGGATGGATTCTTAGGTTTTATAATTCTTATTTTGGTCTCAATGGCTTTATCGGTTTCATTACTCGTGAGCCATCCCACTACATTATCGACGAATTTGTCCTTACTTCTTGCCGCCTACTTGCTGACGCCGCCGACGGAGGTATTAATCGTATTGATGATTCTTACACGCCATCATTTGACCCGTTCTTTTTTGCGCTGTCACTACCAATGGAACGCTAAAACTCTTCCGTTGGTGGGGTGGGGAATTACTATCGGCATCATGATGTCGGTTATTACAGCACTAGTGGTAGAATGGGAAATAAAGGCGGCACATATCAGGATTCGGTCTAATAATCCGTTTGTTTTTGCTAAAGGATTAAATGGACACTTAGGACTGATTGCCTTTTTGATGATTGTGGCGATTGTCATCATGGCGCCCGTTGCCGAAGAAATTTTGTTCCGCGGTATTTTATTTGGGACCTTGCAACCTGCCTGGGGATTAGGTTGGGCCACAGTTGTGGCCGGTTTTCTTTTTGGCGTCGCGCATATGAACCTAACCTTGTTAATTCCATTAGCTCTCGCAGGGATGATTTTAAACTTGGTGTATTGGAAAACCGGGTCTTTGATTCCATCAACCATTGCTCACGCGACTTTAAACTTATTGTCGGTTGTCATCGCTCTTTTGGCACTTCATTAG
- a CDS encoding DUF885 domain-containing protein codes for MKVSNQEFYSGLPKDKELRRIAEMTLEVYLQYFPFVATELGLHDWDEALPPVSEASLQAFEGTLNQARRALNLIDPDTLNLEDWADYMTLKFNVESLWLDVTRDHPERKDPNLFNAVISESLLSLARGQFGTADTRGYALWQRLRQVPGFLVAGLKQLDNPPELYVDMAIEQFSQTLPFLLYDIPQAFQQVNSHLRQDIAEASQQAAKAYEKFVDELKTKIKPKAHGDYRLGSERYWEKFYWLEGNEASLDELLNTADAELERLQTKLQDFVAQYEPSANIRQVIAQIRHDHWSRDSLLQHTSQLLDQLRNFVESHQLVSIPKSLHPHVVETPAFMRLTTLASIVPPGPFEQSSPQAYYQVTLPDSSWSVEDQEAQLQTLNKATMQMISIHEVYPGHFVQFLQIPKTSSTVRRVFGSGAFVEGWAHYTEELMIEQGYGDGNIALQISYVLEALERLGRFIVAIRLHRGDFTLDDAQRFFETECFMTAVGAKRETLRGTQDPFYLIYTWGKLQIFRLRRKAQERWGSEFTLQRFHDGLLSHGMPMFPVLEKLLFSDPK; via the coding sequence ATGAAGGTTAGCAACCAAGAATTTTATTCGGGATTGCCTAAAGATAAAGAGTTACGCCGTATAGCCGAAATGACATTAGAAGTCTATCTGCAATACTTTCCGTTCGTCGCCACAGAATTGGGATTACATGATTGGGATGAGGCATTGCCTCCTGTCAGCGAAGCATCCCTCCAAGCATTCGAGGGGACACTCAATCAAGCGCGCAGAGCACTGAACTTGATTGATCCAGACACCCTGAATCTGGAAGATTGGGCGGACTATATGACTTTAAAATTTAATGTTGAGTCTTTATGGCTCGATGTGACCCGCGATCATCCAGAACGAAAAGATCCTAATCTTTTTAACGCGGTGATTAGTGAAAGTTTGTTAAGTCTCGCACGAGGTCAATTTGGTACCGCTGACACGCGAGGTTATGCCTTGTGGCAACGCTTGCGTCAAGTGCCCGGTTTTCTTGTGGCCGGTCTCAAACAGTTGGATAATCCACCAGAATTGTATGTGGATATGGCTATCGAACAGTTTTCCCAGACCCTTCCCTTTCTCCTTTACGATATTCCGCAAGCATTCCAACAGGTCAACAGCCATTTACGACAAGATATTGCAGAGGCGAGTCAACAAGCCGCGAAAGCTTATGAAAAATTTGTAGATGAATTAAAGACGAAAATAAAACCCAAAGCCCATGGAGATTATCGCCTAGGATCTGAGCGGTATTGGGAAAAATTCTATTGGCTTGAGGGCAACGAAGCGTCTTTGGATGAATTACTGAATACAGCGGATGCGGAACTAGAACGTCTGCAGACAAAATTACAAGACTTCGTTGCACAATATGAACCTTCGGCCAATATCCGACAAGTGATTGCCCAAATTCGGCACGACCATTGGTCGCGTGATTCGTTACTTCAACATACAAGCCAGCTTTTAGATCAGTTACGTAATTTTGTGGAAAGCCACCAACTTGTAAGCATCCCGAAAAGCCTTCATCCTCATGTTGTCGAAACTCCCGCGTTTATGCGACTTACCACATTAGCCTCGATCGTCCCTCCCGGACCTTTTGAGCAGTCATCGCCCCAGGCCTATTATCAAGTGACGTTGCCAGATTCCTCCTGGTCAGTCGAGGACCAAGAAGCTCAATTGCAAACGCTGAATAAAGCCACGATGCAGATGATTTCTATTCATGAAGTCTATCCTGGTCATTTCGTGCAATTTTTGCAGATTCCCAAAACGTCCAGCACGGTCCGCCGTGTTTTTGGTTCCGGGGCTTTTGTCGAGGGATGGGCTCATTATACCGAAGAACTTATGATCGAACAGGGTTACGGTGATGGCAATATAGCGTTACAAATCAGTTACGTATTGGAAGCCCTCGAACGCCTTGGTCGCTTTATTGTGGCGATCCGATTACACCGGGGAGATTTCACCCTCGACGATGCCCAACGCTTCTTTGAAACCGAGTGCTTTATGACGGCTGTCGGTGCTAAAAGAGAAACGTTAAGGGGAACACAAGACCCGTTTTATTTGATTTATACATGGGGAAAGCTTCAAATTTTCCGTTTGCGGCGTAAGGCTCAAGAACGGTGGGGATCTGAATTTACGTTACAACGATTTCACGATGGGTTGTTGAGTCACGGTATGCCGATGTTCCCGGTTTTGGAGAAACTTCTGTTTTCCGATCCCAAATAG
- a CDS encoding acyl-CoA dehydrogenase family protein: MNFELTPEQRELKEWAHTFAEKEIRPVAAYYDEREEMPWDVLKKAAKVGLLSYTIPEEYGGNGVPDLISSLVVGEELFWGCAGIATAIGGIGLASIPILEMGSEEQKKKWLPMFCDPDQVRLGAMCLTEPGAGSDVVSMTTRAVRHGDEYIINGTKTFITNGGIADVYVVFAKTNPEAGYAGVSAFIVDGKTPGISSGKKFKKLGLRASHTAEVRFDDVHVPIENRLGEENMAFIGAMKMLEHSRPTVAIAAVGVARAAYEYALAYAKERVQFGKPIYYNQAISFTLTEMLTKIEAGRLLAYRAAWLADEGKSCNMEGSMAKAFCGDMAMEVATNAVQILGGYGYMRDYPVEKWLRDAKIMSIYEGTTQIQKRVMTRMM, translated from the coding sequence ATGAACTTCGAATTAACTCCAGAACAGCGCGAGTTAAAAGAATGGGCTCATACGTTTGCCGAAAAAGAAATTCGTCCTGTAGCCGCGTATTATGATGAGCGCGAAGAAATGCCTTGGGATGTCTTAAAGAAAGCTGCGAAAGTGGGCTTGTTGTCCTATACCATTCCAGAGGAATACGGGGGCAATGGGGTACCTGATCTCATTTCTAGTTTAGTGGTCGGAGAGGAATTGTTTTGGGGTTGCGCTGGTATTGCGACAGCCATAGGAGGGATTGGCTTAGCGTCAATTCCGATTTTGGAAATGGGCTCCGAAGAGCAAAAGAAAAAGTGGTTGCCGATGTTTTGCGATCCGGATCAGGTTCGCTTAGGCGCCATGTGCTTGACAGAACCTGGCGCTGGTTCCGATGTGGTGAGCATGACGACCCGAGCGGTGCGCCACGGTGATGAATATATCATTAATGGCACCAAAACGTTTATCACAAACGGAGGCATTGCCGATGTCTACGTCGTGTTTGCCAAGACGAATCCCGAGGCCGGTTATGCGGGCGTGTCAGCTTTTATCGTCGACGGCAAAACCCCCGGCATTTCGTCGGGAAAGAAATTTAAAAAATTAGGCTTGCGGGCTAGTCATACGGCGGAAGTCCGATTCGATGATGTGCATGTACCCATCGAAAATCGCCTGGGTGAAGAAAATATGGCCTTCATTGGGGCGATGAAAATGCTCGAGCATTCGCGACCTACGGTCGCCATTGCTGCTGTAGGGGTGGCGCGAGCCGCATATGAATATGCCTTGGCTTACGCAAAAGAACGGGTCCAATTCGGCAAGCCGATTTATTATAATCAAGCCATATCGTTTACTTTAACCGAAATGCTAACCAAAATTGAAGCGGGCCGTTTATTAGCTTATCGTGCCGCATGGTTAGCCGATGAAGGTAAATCATGTAATATGGAAGGATCCATGGCCAAGGCCTTTTGTGGAGACATGGCCATGGAAGTCGCCACCAATGCAGTTCAAATTTTAGGTGGTTATGGATATATGCGTGATTATCCCGTTGAGAAATGGTTACGAGATGCCAAAATTATGTCTATTTATGAAGGCACAACGCAAATTCAAAAACGCGTGATGACCCGCATGATGTAA
- a CDS encoding SCP2 sterol-binding domain-containing protein codes for MTTKEVFDQLQDRLTQKTNTQLASSTGVYQFILTGDDAGEYCVRVNADGARVEPGKANDAGVTITMAAQDFKDLAEGKLNPMSAFMSGKLSVTGDMSMALKLQTLIS; via the coding sequence ATGACGACAAAGGAAGTTTTTGATCAACTTCAAGACCGCTTAACTCAGAAGACTAACACCCAATTAGCTAGCTCTACGGGGGTATATCAATTCATTTTAACCGGTGATGATGCGGGTGAGTATTGTGTGCGGGTTAATGCCGATGGGGCCCGCGTAGAACCCGGCAAGGCCAATGATGCGGGTGTGACCATTACGATGGCTGCGCAAGATTTTAAGGATTTAGCTGAAGGCAAATTAAATCCCATGAGTGCTTTTATGAGCGGTAAATTATCCGTCACAGGGGATATGAGCATGGCCTTAAAACTCCAAACATTGATTAGTTAA
- a CDS encoding thiolase family protein, whose amino-acid sequence MTEAYIIDGVRTPFGRRNGMLKNVRPDDLAAATLQQLVSRTHTDPATVEDVRLGCVTQIGEQGFNIGRLAPLIAGFPVEVPGATVNRMCASSLETVNQAAQAIKSDTHDVVIAAGVESMTRVPMGSDGSTFSNQLLAQYQIVPQGISAELIAEKWHLDREALDAYSYQSHMRAIAAQHDHYFDKETFDVTVLGDDGEMHTVRTDEGPRPDTNLEKMANLRPAFKPDGVVTAGNSSQISDGASALLLASEAAITRYGYTPRARIVAMSVVGVDPVIMLTGPIPATRKVLDKAGLEFDDIDVFEVNEAFASVVLAWGEEYHPDWNKVNPHGGAIAIGHPLGASGGRLVLTALNHLEVTNGRYALITMCIGWGMAVATIIERV is encoded by the coding sequence GTGACCGAAGCGTATATCATTGATGGCGTTCGCACCCCATTTGGTCGTCGCAATGGCATGTTAAAAAATGTCCGTCCGGATGACTTAGCGGCAGCCACATTACAACAACTGGTGTCTCGTACGCATACCGATCCCGCAACCGTGGAAGATGTGCGTTTAGGTTGTGTCACACAAATCGGTGAGCAAGGATTTAACATTGGACGGCTTGCGCCGTTAATTGCCGGATTTCCTGTCGAAGTGCCAGGGGCAACGGTAAACCGTATGTGTGCCTCAAGTCTGGAAACAGTAAATCAAGCGGCCCAAGCTATCAAGTCAGATACGCATGATGTGGTAATTGCGGCTGGGGTTGAATCGATGACACGGGTTCCGATGGGTTCGGATGGTTCGACTTTTAGCAACCAACTACTCGCTCAATATCAAATTGTTCCCCAAGGCATTTCCGCGGAACTCATTGCTGAAAAGTGGCACTTGGACCGGGAAGCACTAGATGCCTATTCCTATCAAAGTCATATGCGGGCGATTGCCGCGCAGCATGACCACTATTTTGATAAGGAAACCTTCGATGTTACGGTCTTGGGAGATGACGGGGAGATGCATACCGTCCGGACCGATGAGGGTCCAAGACCCGATACAAATCTTGAAAAAATGGCGAATTTGCGTCCGGCATTTAAACCAGACGGCGTGGTAACAGCCGGCAATTCCAGCCAAATCAGTGATGGAGCCAGTGCATTATTACTTGCTTCGGAAGCGGCGATTACCCGCTATGGGTATACGCCGCGTGCCCGAATTGTGGCCATGAGTGTGGTGGGAGTTGATCCCGTCATCATGCTTACCGGCCCGATTCCGGCTACCCGAAAAGTGTTGGACAAAGCGGGACTGGAATTTGATGATATCGACGTTTTCGAAGTCAATGAGGCGTTTGCATCGGTGGTTCTAGCGTGGGGAGAAGAGTACCATCCGGATTGGAATAAGGTCAATCCACACGGAGGTGCTATTGCGATTGGTCATCCTCTCGGCGCTTCAGGAGGCCGCTTAGTCTTAACTGCTTTAAATCACTTAGAAGTCACGAATGGTCGGTATGCACTGATTACCATGTGTATTGGATGGGGAATGGCCGTAGCGACCATTATCGAACGGGTTTAA
- a CDS encoding RNA polymerase sigma factor — protein MPSTNAQDERHFTQFMEEYGDKALRYAFVTLHVRDDAEDVAQEAFVRLWRHAKRHGVENLSPALLFHTLTNLCRDRMRYYKRHPEDPTDILETTQQSAIDEIPLLMDDMNVLEAVMQLGVAERQCILLFYYMDRSLKETATALGVSEQVVKTRLYRARQHLRPLLEPIWKEGLL, from the coding sequence TTGCCTTCAACGAACGCGCAAGATGAACGGCATTTTACGCAATTTATGGAGGAATATGGGGACAAGGCATTACGGTATGCTTTCGTTACCTTACATGTTCGCGATGATGCGGAAGATGTGGCTCAAGAAGCTTTTGTTCGCTTATGGCGTCATGCCAAGCGCCACGGAGTCGAAAATTTGAGTCCCGCCTTACTTTTTCATACATTGACAAACTTGTGTCGTGACCGCATGCGATATTACAAACGGCATCCAGAAGACCCAACAGATATTTTGGAGACGACCCAGCAATCCGCGATCGACGAGATTCCTTTACTCATGGATGATATGAACGTCCTTGAAGCGGTTATGCAATTAGGCGTAGCAGAACGTCAATGCATTCTCCTGTTTTATTATATGGATCGCTCTTTAAAGGAGACGGCTACAGCGCTTGGCGTGAGTGAGCAAGTTGTTAAGACGCGGTTATACCGCGCCCGGCAGCATCTACGTCCCCTTCTTGAACCTATCTGGAAGGAGGGCCTATTATGA
- a CDS encoding multidrug efflux MFS transporter, producing MEAWRRNLYILWITNFIMGSSMSLVIPFLPIYIQQLGIHQLSSLERWSGLVFSATFMVSAFVQPLWGRLSDRVGRKVMLIRSGMGMALVMASMGFVHHVWQLFALRGLLGAVAGFIVSATALQATQTPPEQAGRALGTLQTGAVAGNLIGPFLGGILADTIGIRHVFFLTGVLQILATLLVIFFVRENFRPSPAATRMSDREFLRKMRQTGIILPLFVVTLVIQMGYLSIEPIVTIYVRQLEPHAKNISTLAGATFAAIGLGNIISAPRLGKLADKIGAQRVLLVSLVIAAVLYLPQAYVHNAYQLMALRLILGLAVGGLQPSVQALIRRYTPTSLQGRAFGFNSSFLFAGNLVGPLLGGFVSSIWHIQSVFYVTAILLFIDAMWLYYAIIRFRSRILPAS from the coding sequence ATGGAAGCATGGAGACGCAATTTATATATTCTATGGATCACCAATTTTATCATGGGATCCAGTATGAGTCTCGTGATACCATTCCTGCCCATCTATATTCAACAATTAGGGATTCATCAACTGAGTTCATTGGAACGTTGGTCTGGTCTTGTATTTTCAGCGACCTTTATGGTTTCTGCCTTCGTCCAACCCCTATGGGGTCGTCTTTCCGACAGAGTGGGACGTAAAGTCATGCTGATTCGCAGTGGTATGGGAATGGCTTTGGTCATGGCCTCGATGGGATTTGTGCATCATGTCTGGCAATTATTTGCACTACGCGGGTTATTAGGGGCCGTTGCAGGCTTTATTGTTTCGGCAACCGCCTTACAGGCCACCCAAACCCCTCCCGAGCAGGCAGGACGAGCTCTGGGTACACTGCAAACTGGGGCGGTTGCGGGCAATCTCATTGGCCCGTTTTTGGGAGGGATTTTAGCAGATACTATAGGAATTCGCCATGTTTTTTTCTTAACCGGTGTCCTCCAAATTTTGGCAACGTTATTGGTGATCTTCTTTGTTCGAGAAAATTTTCGACCCAGCCCAGCCGCCACTCGCATGTCCGACCGCGAATTTTTGCGTAAAATGCGTCAAACAGGGATTATACTGCCTTTGTTTGTGGTCACCTTGGTAATTCAAATGGGATATCTTAGCATCGAACCCATAGTGACAATTTACGTCCGTCAACTTGAACCCCATGCCAAAAATATTTCCACTTTGGCCGGGGCCACCTTTGCCGCCATCGGACTTGGTAACATCATCAGTGCACCGCGCCTTGGAAAATTAGCGGACAAAATTGGCGCGCAACGTGTGCTTTTAGTTTCGTTGGTCATAGCTGCTGTGCTCTATCTCCCTCAAGCTTACGTACATAATGCTTATCAGCTCATGGCGCTGAGGCTGATTTTGGGACTCGCTGTTGGCGGTTTGCAACCCTCTGTACAAGCCCTCATCCGGCGGTATACACCGACTTCCTTACAAGGACGCGCATTTGGCTTTAATAGTAGTTTTCTTTTTGCGGGAAATTTAGTAGGCCCTTTATTAGGCGGGTTTGTCAGTAGTATCTGGCACATCCAAAGTGTATTTTATGTGACAGCCATCCTTCTCTTCATCGACGCCATGTGGCTCTATTACGCGATAATCCGTTTTCGTTCCCGCATCTTGCCCGCATCCTAA